A genomic stretch from Aedes albopictus strain Foshan chromosome 2, AalbF5, whole genome shotgun sequence includes:
- the LOC115254769 gene encoding dynein light chain Tctex-type 5-B yields MASGSILQATPDKKAKKKKIVIMEPSEHVVSEKTKVYRKSVFPGIRESLDMSLNSRRQSSTGNLLSSLMSSGFPSLQSRRWTSRRSTMYKAPRFQNNYRMESRNPFVRERVQLIVDRYLTAFVEQHKYNPRRAKRLAENLSVDLRDVVKRCGFERYRILAVVTVGDKNSQDFKSVMRFVWDADKDGYVNVAYETSTYFIIATVFAVYYE; encoded by the exons ATGGCTTCTGGATCAATTTTACAG GCGACGCCTGATAAAAAGGCAAAAAAGAAAAAGATCGTCATTATGGAGCCTAGCGAACATGTAGTATCAGAGAAAACTAAAGTATAT CGCAAGTCAGTTTTTCCCGGAATTCGCGAAAGTTTGGACATGTCACTAAAT TCTCGTAGACAATCCTCAACAGGTAATTTACTAAGTAGCTTAATGAGCTCAGGTTTCCCATCGCTGCAATCCAGACGATGGACTAGCCGTCGCAGCACAATG TATAAGGCACCCCGGTTCCAGAACAACTATCGTATGGAATCGCGCAATCCATTCGTCCGCGAGCGAGTTCAGTTGATCGTCGATCGATATCTCACTGCATTCGTAGAGCAACACAAGTACAACCCGAGACGTGCCAAACGgttagctgaaaatttgagtgTTGATCTTCGCGATGTAGTGAAACGGTGCGGCTTCGAACGGTATCGGATATTGGCGGTGGTGACTGTTGGCGATAAAAACTCCCAGGATTTCAAATCAGTTATGCGTTTCGTATGGGATGCCGACAAAGATGGATACGTGAATGTTGCTTACGAAACCTCAACATATTTTATAATTGCCACAGTATTTGCCGTATATTATGAATAG